The Bacteroidota bacterium genome includes a region encoding these proteins:
- a CDS encoding branched-chain amino acid aminotransferase has translation MKVAVNPSFEIDIQLSSVSHINSVDFENLQFGKVFTDHMFVADYIDGMWQNCIIKPISSLHLHPATSALHYGQAIFEGMKAFKNQEGKAGVFRPDMNWNRINESCVRMAIPEVPEELFMKAIFNLVDIEQNWIPDTDDGSMYIRPFIFATDDFVGIKPSDTFKFVVFCCPVSKYYQKPVRVYMQEEYVRAFPGGTGGVKAAGNYAATMMPLKEIRDKGYDQMLWIDGVTHNRLQEIGTMNVFIQIDDTVITIPTDEGTILKGVTRDSCITLLKDAGYKIEIRDVTIEELLNAQRAGRLLDAFGTGTAATVAPIGVIGYKDVAYELPPVEGRKISNWLKQEMWEIRKGITKDKFGWMWDVETYIKDHSNKIAVEE, from the coding sequence ATGAAAGTTGCTGTAAATCCATCCTTTGAAATTGATATTCAACTGTCGTCAGTTTCGCATATTAATTCTGTAGATTTTGAAAATCTGCAATTTGGTAAAGTATTTACCGATCACATGTTTGTGGCTGATTATATAGATGGAATGTGGCAAAATTGTATAATAAAGCCAATTTCAAGTTTGCATCTTCATCCCGCAACCTCTGCATTACACTACGGTCAAGCGATTTTTGAAGGGATGAAAGCATTTAAAAATCAGGAGGGAAAAGCAGGAGTTTTCAGACCTGACATGAATTGGAACAGGATCAACGAATCTTGTGTAAGGATGGCAATTCCGGAAGTTCCGGAGGAATTATTTATGAAAGCGATCTTTAACCTGGTTGATATCGAACAAAATTGGATCCCTGATACTGACGACGGGAGCATGTATATACGTCCCTTTATTTTTGCCACCGATGATTTTGTTGGGATAAAACCTTCAGATACCTTCAAATTTGTAGTATTTTGTTGTCCTGTATCAAAATATTATCAAAAACCGGTTCGTGTTTATATGCAGGAAGAATATGTAAGAGCATTTCCTGGTGGAACAGGAGGTGTTAAAGCTGCAGGTAATTACGCAGCAACCATGATGCCTTTAAAAGAAATTCGAGACAAGGGTTACGATCAGATGTTATGGATAGATGGTGTTACACATAATCGACTTCAGGAAATTGGCACTATGAATGTATTCATTCAAATTGACGATACTGTAATTACCATTCCTACAGACGAAGGAACCATTTTAAAAGGTGTAACACGCGATTCTTGTATCACATTATTGAAAGATGCCGGTTATAAAATTGAAATTAGAGATGTAACCATTGAAGAATTATTAAACGCCCAAAGAGCGGGTCGTCTTCTCGATGCATTTGGTACCGGAACCGCTGCCACAGTAGCTCCGATTGGCGTAATTGGTTATAAAGATGTAGCCTACGAATTACCACCGGTTGAGGGTCGTAAAATATCAAATTGGCTTAAACAGGAAATGTGGGAAATCAGAAAGGGAATTACCAAAGATAAATTTGGATGGATGTGGGATGTGGAAACTTATATTAAAGATCACAGTAATAAAATTGCAGTGGAGGAATAA
- a CDS encoding RNA polymerase sigma factor: MRQINLPATYTDEHLIRESAKGNRVFQKMLYDRFASKMFGVCLRYAPDYQIAEDILQEGFVKAFKNLDRFRFEGSFEGWLRKIMVNTAIEMHRRKNLLYPIVDVENTEVEFVDESVLSKLAVDDLMNMIAALSPGYKTVFSLYAIEGFSHKEIAEQLNISEGTSKSQLARARYILMEMVEQRTGLKRKASGQ; this comes from the coding sequence ATGAGACAAATCAATCTACCCGCTACCTACACCGATGAACATCTGATACGAGAGTCAGCCAAGGGAAATAGGGTTTTCCAAAAAATGCTTTACGATCGTTTTGCCTCTAAAATGTTTGGAGTTTGTTTGCGATACGCTCCCGACTACCAAATTGCTGAAGATATATTACAGGAAGGTTTTGTTAAAGCGTTTAAAAATCTGGACAGATTTCGTTTTGAGGGTAGTTTTGAAGGGTGGCTTAGAAAAATCATGGTGAACACCGCCATAGAAATGCATAGAAGGAAAAATTTATTATATCCTATTGTTGATGTGGAAAATACCGAGGTTGAATTCGTTGACGAAAGCGTTCTAAGTAAGCTGGCAGTAGACGATTTGATGAATATGATAGCAGCTCTTTCACCAGGTTATAAGACTGTTTTCAGCCTCTACGCCATAGAAGGATTTTCACATAAAGAAATTGCGGAGCAACTAAACATCAGTGAAGGTACATCTAAGAGTCAATTGGCACGTGCTCGATACATTTTAATGGAAATGGTTGAACAACGCACTGGCCTGAAACGCAAAGCAAGTGGACAATAA
- a CDS encoding PD40 domain-containing protein, protein MKGFWVLLVVTFIAFNAGFAQEIVWADSVISFSSQKSEKAFSADQALGRPSKFPNPGHTTCAWSPEYSDLRSYEFIEVSFPLAMVAKQIAVIENSNSGHIQSIYTYDEKHKEQLVYKKSGEVTIGGGRLFVLALKDNNALIKGVKLLMDKPETLNTYQIDAIGITTATTGLKIELHELKDSLNYKAESLGPAINSGFDEVYPIIAPDGKTLYFDRKLHPENIGDKKNDDIWVSVNNGGVWAPAVNIGPPLNNVNHNFLCSISPDGNTALVGSDYANPLAEDPGVSLTFKTKAGWSTPVGIKVNGFKNLNQYNEFTLAADGTTLIMSSETNDGYGLLDLYVSFLLPNGSFSKPVNLGNDLNTAGNEMTPFLAADGKTLFFSSTGFPGYGFQDIYMSRRLDNSWTNWSQPLNLGKNVNTPEWEAYYTMDAQGEYAYFSTGNTGGSNLDIFRIKLPPTAKPDNILWLKGIVSDRITGSTIAAKILYTGMSDSTARGSSNTSATDGYAVILPQSDSYHITISADGYYLADTSLVITALSDFSEIIQNFTLIPKQAGIIIEMRNILFGINSTVLEDTSFVELNKVVRFLNQNPGVEIEIRGHTNSLCDDNYCLTLSSKRAKSVMDYFISKGISADRLTYKGLGKSMPIADNKTPAGRQINQRVEFMITKTE, encoded by the coding sequence ATGAAGGGATTTTGGGTGTTGCTTGTAGTTACTTTTATTGCTTTTAATGCAGGATTTGCACAGGAAATAGTATGGGCCGATTCTGTGATCTCCTTCTCTTCTCAAAAAAGTGAAAAGGCGTTTTCTGCTGATCAGGCACTTGGCCGTCCAAGTAAATTTCCAAATCCCGGCCATACAACCTGTGCCTGGTCACCCGAATATTCAGACCTGAGAAGCTATGAATTTATTGAGGTCTCCTTCCCTTTAGCAATGGTAGCAAAACAAATAGCTGTTATTGAAAATAGCAATTCCGGGCATATACAAAGTATTTATACTTACGATGAAAAGCACAAGGAACAATTAGTTTATAAAAAATCCGGAGAAGTTACTATTGGTGGAGGAAGATTATTTGTACTTGCCCTCAAAGATAATAATGCACTGATAAAAGGTGTAAAATTGTTGATGGATAAACCGGAAACCTTAAATACTTATCAGATAGATGCAATTGGAATTACAACTGCAACCACCGGTTTAAAAATTGAACTTCATGAATTAAAAGACAGTCTGAACTATAAAGCCGAATCGTTAGGACCCGCAATTAATTCAGGTTTTGATGAAGTTTACCCGATAATTGCACCTGATGGTAAAACATTATACTTCGACAGGAAACTACACCCCGAAAATATTGGAGATAAAAAAAATGACGATATCTGGGTTTCTGTAAATAATGGTGGTGTATGGGCTCCAGCTGTCAATATTGGCCCTCCACTCAATAATGTCAACCATAATTTTTTATGTTCTATTTCTCCTGACGGAAATACTGCGCTTGTTGGCAGCGATTATGCAAATCCTTTAGCCGAGGATCCAGGTGTTTCTTTGACTTTTAAAACAAAAGCAGGTTGGTCAACACCTGTGGGAATCAAAGTAAATGGGTTTAAAAATCTTAATCAATATAATGAGTTCACCCTTGCAGCCGATGGTACAACTTTGATAATGTCATCAGAAACCAATGATGGATATGGTTTGCTTGATCTTTATGTGAGTTTTCTCCTACCAAATGGCAGTTTTTCTAAACCAGTTAATTTAGGAAATGACCTTAATACAGCAGGTAATGAAATGACACCATTCCTCGCTGCCGATGGAAAAACATTGTTTTTTTCATCAACTGGTTTTCCCGGTTATGGATTTCAGGATATTTACATGAGTCGTCGACTAGATAACAGTTGGACAAATTGGAGCCAACCTCTTAATTTAGGCAAAAATGTAAACACCCCTGAGTGGGAAGCGTATTATACCATGGATGCGCAGGGGGAGTATGCGTATTTTTCCACAGGGAATACCGGTGGTTCAAATCTGGATATATTCAGAATAAAGCTTCCGCCAACAGCTAAACCCGATAATATTTTATGGTTGAAGGGAATAGTGAGCGACAGAATTACCGGGTCTACAATTGCAGCAAAGATCTTATATACCGGAATGAGCGACAGCACCGCGAGAGGTAGCTCAAACACCTCCGCAACCGATGGATATGCAGTTATTTTGCCTCAATCAGACAGCTACCATATTACTATCAGCGCCGATGGATATTATTTAGCTGACACTTCACTTGTTATAACTGCTCTTTCAGATTTTAGTGAGATAATTCAAAATTTTACTCTCATCCCCAAACAAGCCGGCATTATCATTGAAATGCGCAATATTTTGTTTGGAATCAACAGCACTGTGCTTGAGGATACTTCCTTTGTTGAATTGAACAAGGTTGTAAGGTTCTTAAACCAAAATCCCGGAGTAGAAATTGAAATCAGAGGTCATACAAATAGTTTATGTGATGACAATTATTGCCTGACCCTATCTTCAAAAAGGGCCAAATCGGTTATGGATTACTTTATTTCGAAGGGAATTTCAGCAGATAGATTAACATATAAAGGTTTGGGTAAATCTATGCCAATTGCTGACAATAAAACACCAGCAGGAAGACAAATAAACCAAAGGGTGGAGTTTATGATAACAAAAACGGAATAG
- a CDS encoding OmpA family protein has translation MKRILLISALLLTIYIQSAKAEIIWASKVISYSTQLDLTSYSAKQVLGPPSRLPSFGDCGCAWSPSMSENYFEEYIRVGFEKRMRVSQIVINENFNAGSIKAIYLFDQYNIAHLVYERNATDSKWVLGRIFSLNIATTDFATNDLKLVLDTESIDGYNQIDAIGIAEAASTVPTGTITTTDKIVFKGKSQNMGEVINSYGSEIAPLVTPDGKTMYFTRKNHVENKGSIMNDDIWVSNFDGTSWSTAFNIDGPLNNEANNYVVGLSENGTMLTLANTYEFSGESRMGIAQTWKNNYGSWVFPKNLITPGIITHNFFAEYFMNSDRDVMLLSLERADGFGLKDIYVSFSDNQIEWTDPVNIGQHINTASNEMAPFLAPDGRTLFFSSNGLPGYGDQDVYVSVRLDETWKNWTTPENLGSFVNTKGFEAYFSFPDTADYAYFSSTGSDMLNADILRIPLKEVVEAEDSLMADLVIDNVTITDEEIILFEEEIIVPEKEELNVNLSNEILLFGTVYDITTNIPINADLTFILTDYEKEAVVLSTLNNNYRLKVTDSVNYKVTVIREGYLPLETTINIEDFRTQKVKRVDFRITPLRKGEKIILDNVYFDANKSVIKFESYEEMNRLYDFLKANPGSKIEIGGHTNGLCTETYCEKLSLNRANAVREYLISKGIDGNRITTFGYGSKEPIDTNDTPEGRKRNQRVEITFK, from the coding sequence ATGAAGCGCATACTACTCATATCGGCACTGCTGCTGACTATTTATATCCAGTCAGCCAAAGCTGAGATCATCTGGGCTAGTAAGGTGATTTCCTACTCAACCCAACTGGATCTTACTTCCTACAGCGCAAAACAGGTGTTAGGACCTCCGTCACGATTGCCAAGTTTCGGTGATTGCGGTTGCGCATGGTCACCTTCTATGTCGGAAAATTATTTTGAGGAGTACATCAGAGTAGGTTTCGAAAAAAGGATGCGCGTATCACAAATTGTGATAAATGAAAACTTTAACGCAGGTTCAATTAAGGCGATTTATCTCTTCGATCAATATAATATTGCGCACTTGGTTTATGAAAGGAATGCTACTGACAGTAAATGGGTTCTTGGTCGTATTTTCTCCCTAAACATTGCTACTACTGATTTTGCGACCAATGATCTCAAATTGGTTTTAGACACAGAAAGTATTGATGGATACAACCAAATTGATGCAATTGGCATTGCTGAAGCTGCCAGTACCGTGCCTACAGGAACAATTACTACTACCGATAAAATAGTATTTAAAGGCAAATCACAAAACATGGGTGAAGTGATAAATTCCTATGGAAGTGAAATTGCTCCTTTGGTTACTCCTGATGGCAAAACAATGTACTTCACAAGAAAGAATCATGTTGAAAATAAAGGTTCTATAATGAACGACGATATTTGGGTAAGTAACTTTGATGGCACTTCATGGTCAACCGCTTTTAACATCGACGGCCCTCTGAATAATGAAGCGAATAACTATGTGGTCGGCCTATCAGAAAACGGAACTATGCTCACTCTGGCTAATACCTATGAATTTAGTGGTGAATCAAGAATGGGTATTGCCCAAACATGGAAAAATAATTACGGAAGCTGGGTATTTCCTAAAAATCTGATAACCCCGGGTATCATAACGCATAACTTCTTCGCTGAATATTTTATGAATTCCGACAGAGATGTCATGTTATTATCGCTTGAACGTGCTGATGGCTTTGGTTTGAAGGATATTTATGTAAGTTTTAGTGATAATCAGATAGAATGGACAGATCCTGTAAATATTGGACAACATATTAACACGGCATCTAATGAAATGGCGCCGTTTTTGGCTCCGGATGGAAGAACATTGTTTTTCTCCTCCAACGGCTTACCCGGATACGGCGATCAGGATGTTTACGTTTCCGTAAGATTGGATGAAACCTGGAAGAACTGGACCACCCCTGAAAATTTGGGTTCATTCGTTAATACTAAAGGATTTGAAGCCTATTTTTCATTTCCCGACACTGCCGATTACGCCTATTTCTCATCAACAGGCAGCGATATGTTAAATGCTGATATTTTAAGAATACCACTCAAAGAAGTGGTTGAAGCAGAGGATTCGCTTATGGCTGATTTAGTAATTGACAATGTTACCATTACTGATGAGGAAATTATACTTTTTGAGGAGGAAATAATCGTTCCGGAGAAGGAAGAACTTAACGTAAATCTAAGCAATGAAATTTTATTGTTTGGAACTGTATATGACATAACTACTAATATTCCAATTAATGCCGATCTAACCTTTATTTTAACTGATTATGAAAAAGAAGCAGTTGTATTATCAACTCTTAACAATAATTACAGATTGAAGGTAACCGATAGCGTCAATTATAAAGTTACAGTCATCAGAGAGGGTTATTTGCCATTGGAAACAACTATCAATATTGAAGATTTCAGAACTCAAAAAGTTAAACGTGTTGATTTCAGGATCACTCCACTTCGAAAGGGCGAGAAGATCATCTTGGATAACGTGTATTTTGATGCAAATAAATCGGTGATCAAGTTCGAATCCTATGAGGAAATGAACAGATTATACGATTTCCTCAAGGCAAACCCTGGAAGTAAAATTGAAATTGGCGGACATACCAATGGTCTTTGTACTGAAACATATTGTGAAAAACTCAGTCTCAATAGAGCTAATGCAGTGCGCGAATATCTTATATCCAAAGGCATTGATGGAAACAGAATCACTACTTTTGGTTATGGTTCCAAAGAACCGATCGACACCAATGATACTCCGGAAGGTAGAAAAAGAAATCAAAGAGTAGAGATCACTTTCAAATAA
- the rdgB gene encoding RdgB/HAM1 family non-canonical purine NTP pyrophosphatase has protein sequence MELIFATGNKNKIKEVIQLVPKSIKIKSLEDIGCYEEIPETHFTIEANSREKAEYIFEKYGCNCFSEDSGLEVFALNGEPGVFSAHYSGSRDAEENINLLLLNLRNMNDRSAQFKTVFTLVIENNYNQFTGIVTGKISLLPIGTNGFGYDPVFVPDGAAITFAQMTSEEKTSISHRAKAFKLLTDYLNCNF, from the coding sequence ATGGAATTAATTTTTGCTACAGGAAATAAAAATAAGATAAAGGAAGTTATACAACTTGTGCCCAAATCAATAAAAATCAAAAGTCTGGAGGATATTGGCTGTTATGAGGAAATTCCCGAAACCCATTTTACCATTGAAGCAAATTCCAGGGAAAAAGCGGAGTACATCTTCGAAAAATATGGCTGTAACTGTTTTTCCGAAGATTCAGGTTTAGAAGTATTTGCTTTAAATGGGGAACCTGGTGTTTTTTCTGCTCATTATTCTGGAAGCAGAGATGCTGAAGAAAACATTAACCTTCTCCTGCTCAATTTAAGAAATATGAATGATAGAAGTGCCCAATTCAAAACCGTATTTACCTTGGTAATTGAAAATAACTACAACCAATTCACAGGAATTGTGACTGGCAAAATCTCACTTTTACCTATAGGAACAAATGGTTTTGGATATGACCCCGTTTTCGTACCGGATGGCGCTGCTATTACGTTTGCACAAATGACCTCCGAAGAAAAAACGAGCATAAGTCACAGAGCAAAAGCATTTAAGTTGTTGACAGATTACCTGAATTGCAATTTTTGA